The following coding sequences lie in one Niabella agricola genomic window:
- a CDS encoding MarR family winged helix-turn-helix transcriptional regulator encodes MPNNQFKKSELYSFITSVASTAIARRLQKKFNQADLSLTIEQWSVLYHLWKEDGISQQDLCKATFRDKPSMTRLVDNLEKAGMVKRIPSRADRRKNMIYLTERAKEMQDTCYGFAEETVEEALAGVSQDKIEVCKEVLKVVYENLR; translated from the coding sequence ATGCCAAACAACCAATTTAAAAAAAGTGAATTGTACAGCTTCATTACCAGTGTGGCCAGTACGGCTATTGCCCGGAGGTTGCAGAAAAAGTTCAATCAGGCGGATTTAAGTCTGACCATTGAACAATGGAGTGTGCTGTACCATTTATGGAAGGAGGATGGCATTAGTCAGCAGGATCTTTGCAAGGCTACGTTCCGGGATAAACCCAGCATGACCCGCTTGGTAGACAACCTTGAGAAAGCAGGAATGGTAAAACGAATTCCTTCGCGGGCCGATCGCCGGAAGAATATGATTTATCTTACGGAAAGAGCGAAGGAAATGCAGGATACCTGTTACGGTTTTGCAGAGGAAACCGTAGAAGAAGCACTTGCAGGCGTAAGTCAGGATAAAATAGAAGTTTGTAAAGAAGTACTGAAAGTTGTGTACGAAAATTTAAGGTAG
- a CDS encoding alpha/beta hydrolase, with product MKNTEIAILPESFKPAHLEQKYILYRQSVISYGVSGTGAQPVVCFHGFNESAQAFSVLKNNTNRFTILAIDAPFHGNTRWREGCRFTPDQLHEILQLVLTAESFAATTPLILVGFSLGGRICLSYYQQYPQNVQQLLLLAPDGLEMSFWYWCSAHTMIGNRLFAFTMKHPWWLIKFAGILNKAGVINAGVKKFTIHYLHRPQVRQMLYTTWTAFRFFKPDIAQIKKIIARRQTSVQLYFGKYDSVIPARRGFQFIKNIEPFAQTYVLETGHRLLQDKTVHRVLDLL from the coding sequence GTGAAAAACACCGAAATTGCAATATTACCGGAAAGTTTCAAACCGGCACATCTGGAACAGAAATACATTTTATACAGGCAATCGGTCATTAGTTATGGCGTTAGCGGCACCGGCGCTCAACCGGTGGTCTGTTTCCACGGCTTCAATGAATCGGCGCAGGCATTTTCAGTTCTTAAAAACAACACCAACCGGTTTACCATCCTGGCCATTGATGCGCCGTTTCATGGAAATACCCGCTGGAGGGAAGGGTGCCGTTTTACGCCGGACCAGCTTCATGAAATCCTGCAACTGGTGTTGACCGCGGAGTCTTTTGCTGCCACAACGCCGCTCATCCTGGTGGGATTTAGCCTGGGCGGGCGCATCTGTTTATCCTACTACCAGCAATATCCCCAAAACGTTCAACAGTTGCTGTTACTGGCCCCGGATGGTCTGGAAATGAGTTTCTGGTACTGGTGCTCTGCACATACGATGATAGGTAATCGTCTTTTTGCATTTACGATGAAACACCCGTGGTGGCTGATAAAATTTGCGGGCATCCTGAATAAAGCCGGAGTGATCAATGCCGGGGTCAAAAAGTTTACCATTCATTATCTCCACCGGCCGCAGGTACGTCAAATGCTGTATACCACCTGGACAGCCTTTCGCTTTTTTAAACCCGATATTGCACAGATAAAAAAAATAATTGCCCGCAGACAAACATCCGTGCAGCTTTATTTTGGAAAATACGATAGTGTGATCCCTGCGAGGCGCGGTTTTCAGTTTATAAAAAACATCGAACCGTTTGCCCAAACCTATGTACTGGAAACGGGCCACCGGCTGTTGCAGGACAAAACAGTGCACCGGGTTCTTGATTTACTTTAA
- a CDS encoding glycosyltransferase, translating to MFVIYTFLILFYTKSWKQIPLQTLEPDDATPGHPVTFSVIIPARNEAPNILHLLESIKQQAYPFHLFEVIVVDDHSEDDTAALVAQFRAANNATFLINLIRLTGGALNSYKKKAIETGIAAAQNKWIVCTDADCMVPAGWLQAFAQTIHKTDPVFIAAPVAFLEEKTVVNVFQDLDFLTLQGITGASVYKNIHTMCNGANLAYRKDVFAEVDGFRGIDTIASGDDMLLMHKIWKRYPHRIAYLKSRQAIVKTAAASSWKAFINQRIRWASKATSYDDKRIFAVLLLVYLFNLSFLVLFFAGFVNSTSLYLLLTFWILKTVIEYPFIKSVAQFFGKGSRLKYFFLFQPLHIGYTILAGFLGSFGRYEWKGRQVK from the coding sequence TTGTTTGTTATTTACACATTTCTGATCCTGTTTTATACAAAAAGCTGGAAACAGATCCCCTTGCAAACCCTGGAGCCCGATGATGCAACTCCCGGTCATCCGGTTACCTTTTCAGTTATCATTCCCGCCAGGAATGAAGCCCCCAATATCCTACACCTGCTGGAATCGATAAAACAACAGGCATATCCCTTTCATCTTTTTGAAGTAATCGTTGTAGATGATCATTCGGAAGACGATACAGCGGCCCTCGTAGCACAGTTCCGCGCCGCCAACAATGCAACGTTTTTGATCAACCTTATCCGGCTCACCGGCGGAGCACTGAACTCCTATAAGAAAAAAGCCATTGAAACCGGGATAGCCGCAGCGCAGAACAAATGGATCGTTTGTACCGATGCCGACTGTATGGTTCCGGCCGGCTGGCTGCAGGCGTTTGCACAGACAATTCATAAAACGGACCCGGTATTTATTGCGGCGCCCGTTGCATTTCTAGAAGAAAAAACGGTGGTGAATGTATTCCAGGACCTGGATTTCCTGACATTGCAGGGAATTACGGGTGCTTCTGTTTATAAAAATATACATACCATGTGCAATGGCGCCAACCTGGCTTACCGGAAGGATGTATTTGCGGAGGTGGACGGATTCAGGGGCATTGACACTATTGCCTCCGGAGATGATATGCTGCTGATGCACAAAATATGGAAACGGTATCCACATCGCATTGCCTATCTTAAGTCCCGGCAAGCGATTGTTAAAACTGCGGCCGCGTCCAGCTGGAAGGCATTCATCAATCAACGCATCCGTTGGGCCAGCAAGGCCACCAGTTATGACGACAAGCGCATCTTTGCCGTGTTGTTGCTGGTATATCTTTTTAACCTTTCGTTTTTGGTCTTGTTCTTTGCGGGTTTTGTAAACAGCACCAGCCTGTATCTACTGCTTACCTTTTGGATCTTAAAAACCGTTATCGAATATCCTTTTATTAAAAGCGTAGCACAGTTCTTTGGCAAGGGATCGCGATTAAAATATTTTTTTCTGTTCCAGCCGCTACATATCGGGTACACGATACTTGCAGGGTTCCTGGGAAGTTTTGGCCGGTATGAGTGGAAGGGACGCCAGGTAAAATAA
- a CDS encoding ABC transporter permease yields the protein MQLFSIFRQPAWKRLKKNKGALAGLCVILFSIFVAIFCYFLAEDASPNANRIILEIGGAKPGRKQTFLKVIKEQQPDFSGLVQQLLNGRPDQADYIPITSYRYTSDSVFVDKYIDEGVTEQVHFAKAQLAQTPIVTKTFWLGTDSYGRDILSRLIVGTRVSLSVGMITVLISISIGLILGSLAGFYRGRIDEAIMWFINVIWSIPTLLLVFAITLALGKGFWQVFIAVGLTMWVNVARLVRGQVLAVRELEYIEATKALGFKNARIIAGHIWPNIMGPVLVIAAANFASAIVIEAGLSFLGVGVQPPQPSWGLMIKENYNFIITQNPMLALAPGFAIMILVLAFNLFGNGLRDALNVRGKL from the coding sequence ATGCAATTATTCTCCATATTCCGCCAGCCTGCCTGGAAACGACTCAAAAAAAATAAAGGAGCCCTGGCGGGTTTATGCGTGATTCTTTTTTCCATCTTCGTAGCAATCTTCTGTTATTTCCTGGCAGAAGATGCGTCTCCCAATGCCAACCGCATTATTCTTGAGATCGGGGGTGCCAAGCCCGGGAGGAAGCAAACTTTTTTAAAAGTAATAAAAGAACAGCAGCCAGATTTTTCCGGCCTGGTACAGCAGCTGCTGAATGGCCGGCCGGACCAGGCGGATTATATTCCCATTACCAGTTACCGGTATACATCCGACAGCGTTTTCGTTGATAAATATATTGATGAAGGCGTTACAGAGCAGGTGCATTTTGCAAAAGCACAACTGGCCCAAACACCCATTGTGACAAAAACGTTCTGGCTGGGAACCGACAGTTACGGGCGGGATATCCTCAGCAGGCTTATTGTGGGCACGAGGGTGAGTCTTAGTGTAGGGATGATTACTGTGCTGATCTCTATCAGCATCGGATTGATCCTTGGTTCGCTTGCCGGGTTTTACAGGGGCAGGATCGACGAAGCCATTATGTGGTTCATCAATGTGATCTGGAGCATCCCTACATTACTATTGGTTTTTGCCATTACATTGGCGTTGGGCAAAGGCTTCTGGCAGGTATTTATTGCTGTGGGATTAACGATGTGGGTGAACGTGGCGCGGCTTGTGAGGGGGCAGGTGCTGGCGGTAAGAGAACTGGAATATATTGAAGCCACTAAGGCGCTTGGATTTAAAAATGCGCGGATCATTGCGGGGCATATATGGCCCAATATTATGGGACCCGTATTGGTGATTGCAGCGGCCAACTTTGCGTCGGCCATTGTTATTGAAGCCGGGCTCAGCTTCCTGGGTGTTGGTGTACAACCGCCTCAACCCAGCTGGGGACTAATGATCAAGGAAAACTATAATTTCATTATTACTCAAAACCCCATGCTGGCGCTGGCCCCGGGATTTGCTATCATGATCCTTGTGCTGGCGTTTAATCTTTTTGGAAACGGTTTACGAGATGCACTCAACGTAAGAGGAAAACTGTAA
- a CDS encoding Lrp/AsnC ligand binding domain-containing protein, translated as MNNKLNLDKLDLQIIQHMMEDAEISYADLGKKLFVSGGTIHVRIKKLQKDGIVKGTKLNTDLKLLGYDVIAFIGIYLKESSLYDSVAKELYKLKEVVRLNYTTGNYSMFAEIICKDISELRNVLHEKLQKIKGIERTETLISLEESFARNVKVLD; from the coding sequence ATGAACAATAAATTGAATCTGGACAAACTCGATTTGCAGATCATCCAGCACATGATGGAGGATGCAGAGATCTCTTATGCCGACCTCGGTAAAAAGCTTTTTGTATCAGGCGGTACCATACATGTGCGCATAAAAAAACTGCAGAAAGACGGCATAGTGAAAGGTACGAAATTAAATACAGACCTGAAACTATTAGGGTATGATGTAATCGCTTTTATCGGCATTTATCTGAAAGAAAGTTCTCTTTATGATTCTGTAGCCAAGGAATTGTATAAGTTAAAGGAAGTGGTACGGCTCAATTATACGACCGGAAACTATAGCATGTTTGCAGAGATCATTTGTAAGGACATCAGCGAGTTGCGGAACGTACTGCACGAGAAACTGCAAAAGATCAAAGGCATCGAAAGAACTGAAACGCTGATCTCTCTTGAGGAAAGCTTTGCCAGAAATGTAAAAGTGCTGGACTAG
- the pheS gene encoding phenylalanine--tRNA ligase subunit alpha has protein sequence MQDLIQKLDAYKQEIAAFSGSGEQAAEAFRIQWLGSKGRVKEAMAEMKHVPVEQKKEAGQLLNEFKLFAEQKYAELKETAGAGAADQSRPDLSLPGDAVPLGSRHPISLMRHKIISIFQRLGFAVAEGPEIEDDWHNFTALNMPAHHPARDMQDTFYVDAGENTAVDWLLRTHTSNTQIREMEKGKLPIRVICPGRVYRNETISARSHCFFHQVEGLYIDENVSFADLKQTLYFFVREMYGKDVRVRFRPSYFPFTEPSAEMDVSCFICGGKGCNICKKTGWVEILGCGMVHPNVLRNCNIDPEKYTGFAFGMGVERPAMLKYGINDIRLFSENDVRFLKQFTAAT, from the coding sequence ATGCAGGATTTGATTCAAAAATTAGACGCTTATAAACAGGAAATTGCCGCTTTCTCCGGCTCCGGCGAACAGGCTGCGGAAGCATTCCGCATTCAATGGCTCGGTTCCAAAGGCCGGGTAAAAGAAGCAATGGCTGAAATGAAACATGTACCCGTAGAACAAAAGAAGGAAGCGGGGCAGCTGCTGAATGAATTTAAACTATTTGCTGAGCAGAAGTATGCCGAACTGAAAGAAACAGCCGGTGCCGGCGCAGCAGATCAGTCCCGGCCGGATCTTTCCCTGCCGGGCGATGCCGTTCCCCTGGGCAGCCGTCATCCTATTTCCCTGATGCGTCATAAGATCATTTCCATTTTTCAGCGACTCGGATTTGCCGTAGCTGAAGGCCCCGAGATCGAAGATGACTGGCACAACTTTACCGCCCTGAATATGCCGGCACACCACCCTGCGCGCGACATGCAGGATACTTTTTATGTAGATGCCGGTGAAAATACCGCGGTTGACTGGCTGCTGCGTACCCATACCAGCAATACCCAGATCCGGGAGATGGAAAAAGGAAAACTTCCGATCCGCGTAATCTGCCCGGGAAGGGTATACCGGAATGAAACCATCAGCGCGCGCAGCCATTGCTTTTTTCACCAGGTAGAAGGATTGTATATTGACGAGAATGTATCTTTTGCTGATCTGAAGCAAACCCTTTATTTCTTCGTACGCGAAATGTATGGTAAAGATGTACGGGTGCGGTTCCGCCCCTCTTATTTTCCCTTTACCGAGCCCAGCGCCGAAATGGATGTCAGCTGCTTTATTTGCGGGGGCAAAGGATGTAATATTTGTAAAAAAACGGGATGGGTGGAAATCCTAGGTTGTGGTATGGTGCATCCCAACGTATTGCGGAACTGTAATATCGATCCCGAAAAATACACGGGCTTCGCCTTTGGTATGGGTGTAGAACGGCCTGCAATGTTAAAATACGGCATCAACGATATCCGCCTGTTCAGTGAAAACGATGTGCGTTTTCTAAAACAGTTTACGGCCGCAACGTAA
- a CDS encoding phosphopantetheine-binding protein, with product MEKEQLKQQVKEQIIKFLNLNNVKPEDIKDEEPLFGEGLGLDSIDSIELIVMLSREYGINIQDPKEGRKILTTVNTMVDYIEQHRTK from the coding sequence ATGGAAAAAGAACAACTGAAACAGCAGGTAAAAGAACAGATTATTAAGTTTTTAAACCTGAATAATGTAAAACCTGAAGATATCAAGGATGAAGAGCCCTTGTTTGGAGAAGGCCTCGGACTGGACTCCATTGATTCCATTGAACTGATCGTGATGCTTTCCCGTGAATATGGTATTAATATCCAGGACCCCAAAGAAGGAAGGAAAATCTTAACTACCGTTAATACAATGGTGGATTATATCGAACAGCATCGTACAAAATAA
- a CDS encoding beta-ketoacyl-[acyl-carrier-protein] synthase family protein produces the protein MGRILVTGVGLISSIGNTVAANRKSLTEAHSGIEKASFLQSRYTSLLPFGEIKQSTEVLAGLMPITQPQVTRTDLIALHALKEAIDDAQLSEQELRKHSTALISASTVGGMCLTDHMYADANAPVPTGSPYLSSYSNSASTLFLQSFFNIGGIVNTFNTACSSSANAIMYGARLLQNGLAERAIVGGTDSLAKFTINGFNALMILSDAPCRPFDVARKGLNLGEAGAFIILEKEENIAPSQKVYAELKGYGNSNDAYHPSSTSENADGPFLCMQEALQTAGLQPDDIDFINAHGTATENNDETESVAMLRLFDKVPAFASTKSYTGHTLGAAGAVEAIYSILNLHHQEIYPSLNFETPIEKTGLIPVQAYEKRSLHYVMSNSFGFGGNCSSLIFGQYR, from the coding sequence TTGGGCAGGATTTTAGTTACAGGCGTCGGGCTTATTTCCTCAATCGGCAATACGGTGGCAGCAAACCGGAAATCGCTTACAGAAGCGCACTCTGGTATTGAAAAGGCTTCGTTTTTGCAATCGAGATATACCTCCCTGCTTCCTTTCGGTGAAATAAAACAAAGTACGGAAGTGCTGGCCGGTTTGATGCCCATAACCCAACCACAGGTTACCCGTACTGATCTGATAGCTTTACATGCGTTAAAGGAGGCAATTGACGATGCACAGCTTTCCGAACAGGAACTGCGTAAACATTCCACAGCGCTGATCAGCGCCAGTACTGTGGGGGGCATGTGTCTGACGGATCATATGTATGCCGATGCCAACGCGCCTGTGCCTACCGGCAGCCCTTACCTCTCGTCTTATTCAAACAGCGCCAGCACCCTGTTTCTTCAATCTTTTTTTAATATCGGCGGTATCGTCAATACCTTCAATACGGCTTGCTCTTCTTCGGCCAATGCTATTATGTACGGGGCGCGCCTGCTGCAGAACGGACTGGCTGAACGCGCGATTGTAGGGGGTACCGATAGTCTTGCGAAATTTACCATTAACGGGTTCAATGCGCTGATGATCCTCTCCGATGCCCCCTGCCGGCCTTTTGATGTGGCCCGGAAAGGCCTGAACCTGGGCGAGGCCGGAGCGTTTATCATTTTGGAAAAAGAGGAAAACATTGCACCCTCCCAAAAGGTCTACGCCGAACTAAAGGGATATGGCAACAGCAATGATGCCTATCACCCTTCTTCCACCTCAGAAAATGCCGACGGCCCCTTTCTTTGCATGCAGGAAGCTTTGCAAACCGCAGGCCTGCAGCCGGACGACATTGATTTTATCAATGCGCATGGAACGGCTACTGAAAACAATGATGAAACGGAAAGCGTAGCCATGCTGCGTTTGTTTGACAAGGTGCCAGCCTTTGCCAGCACCAAATCTTATACCGGCCACACGCTGGGAGCCGCCGGTGCGGTAGAAGCCATTTATAGCATTCTCAATCTGCACCACCAGGAAATATACCCATCCCTGAACTTTGAAACCCCCATTGAAAAAACCGGGCTTATCCCGGTGCAGGCTTACGAAAAACGCTCCCTCCATTATGTAATGTCCAATTCATTTGGATTTGGAGGTAATTGCAGTTCCCTGATCTTCGGGCAATATCGGTAA
- a CDS encoding sensor histidine kinase encodes MFDPKNLSPRKLSFYTALGLAAPISLIDYVFEQKWQPAVASFFVVLIGGFLLVSFVLERFIYRKIKVIYKFIYQTKATRRQETYYKYILPKKSLDEVAVDVETWAQENQQKVATLQANEEFRREFLQNLSHEFKTPVFAIQSYVETLLAGDMVDPVISRKFLEKTATNVERLTNLLQDLDEISSLERGEITIVKRNFIIQDLLKDSFEGISIKAEQKNIHFSIKKGCEAPIMVNADKEKIRQVVINLLENAIKYGKINGSIKAGIYKTDDKRILVEISDDGVGIAEKSLPRIFERFFRTETGRSMDVTGSGLGLAICKHIIEAHQQTIHIRSTEGVGTTIGFTLAAKKD; translated from the coding sequence ATGTTTGACCCGAAGAACCTTTCACCAAGAAAATTATCTTTTTACACGGCATTGGGTCTGGCAGCTCCCATCAGCCTGATCGATTATGTATTTGAACAAAAATGGCAGCCTGCCGTAGCGTCATTTTTCGTGGTGCTTATCGGCGGGTTCCTGCTGGTGAGTTTTGTGCTGGAACGGTTCATCTACCGGAAGATCAAGGTTATTTACAAGTTCATTTACCAAACCAAGGCCACCCGGCGGCAGGAAACCTATTACAAATACATTCTTCCCAAAAAAAGCCTGGATGAAGTAGCGGTGGATGTGGAGACCTGGGCACAAGAAAATCAACAGAAAGTGGCCACGCTTCAGGCCAATGAAGAGTTCAGACGTGAATTCCTGCAAAATCTTTCCCATGAATTCAAAACCCCCGTGTTTGCTATCCAAAGCTATGTGGAAACACTTCTGGCCGGCGATATGGTAGACCCGGTGATCAGCCGGAAATTCCTGGAAAAAACAGCTACGAATGTGGAGCGGCTCACCAACCTGTTGCAGGACCTGGATGAGATCTCCAGCCTGGAGCGCGGGGAAATTACTATTGTAAAACGGAATTTTATTATACAGGACCTGTTGAAGGATTCCTTTGAAGGAATTTCGATAAAAGCAGAACAGAAGAACATCCATTTCAGTATTAAAAAAGGCTGTGAGGCGCCGATTATGGTGAATGCCGACAAGGAAAAGATCCGGCAGGTGGTGATTAACCTCCTGGAGAATGCGATTAAGTACGGAAAAATAAATGGCAGCATCAAGGCTGGAATCTATAAAACCGATGATAAGCGGATCTTGGTGGAGATCAGCGACGATGGGGTTGGGATTGCTGAAAAAAGCCTGCCCCGGATCTTTGAACGGTTTTTCCGTACCGAAACCGGTCGCAGTATGGATGTTACAGGCAGCGGGTTAGGCCTGGCGATCTGCAAGCACATTATTGAAGCCCATCAGCAAACCATCCACATCCGCAGCACGGAGGGGGTAGGTACTACCATAGGGTTTACCCTGGCGGCGAAGAAGGATTGA
- a CDS encoding response regulator encodes MDNKGYKILVADDEPDILDILSYNLIKEGYDVTTAKDGEEAIDLANKVKPHLIILDMMMPKKTGVQVCQVLRAQSAFKDTLIMFLTALNDESTQIRGLETGADDYVNKPVSPKVLLSRVSALLRRIHKEDNKVIKVGPVTIDPEKFVVLNGDKEIILAKKEFELLYLLALKPGRVFLRNEILNAIWGNDVIVGDRTIDVHIRKIRQKLELDCITTVKGVGYKFEV; translated from the coding sequence ATGGATAATAAAGGGTATAAAATTCTCGTTGCGGATGACGAACCCGACATCCTCGACATTTTATCTTATAACCTGATAAAAGAGGGCTACGATGTAACCACTGCCAAGGATGGCGAGGAGGCCATTGACCTGGCAAACAAGGTGAAACCACATCTGATCATCCTGGATATGATGATGCCGAAGAAAACCGGTGTGCAGGTATGCCAGGTGTTGCGGGCCCAATCGGCTTTCAAAGACACTCTGATCATGTTTCTTACAGCACTGAATGATGAATCTACGCAGATCCGCGGACTGGAAACCGGTGCGGATGATTATGTAAATAAACCGGTGAGCCCGAAAGTGCTGTTAAGCCGGGTGAGTGCGCTCTTGCGCCGCATTCATAAAGAAGATAATAAAGTGATCAAGGTAGGACCGGTAACCATCGATCCCGAGAAATTTGTGGTGCTGAATGGAGACAAGGAGATCATCCTGGCAAAAAAAGAGTTTGAATTGCTGTACCTGCTGGCCTTAAAGCCCGGCCGCGTGTTTTTGAGGAACGAGATCCTGAACGCGATCTGGGGCAATGATGTAATCGTGGGCGACCGAACCATTGATGTGCACATCCGGAAAATACGGCAAAAGCTGGAGCTGGATTGCATTACAACGGTAAAAGGGGTGGGCTACAAATTTGAAGTGTAG